CGCGCAGCACGTTCACGATTTGGTTGAGCCACACGCCGCCGAAGCCCAGCATGTAGATGAGCATGGGCACGACCGACAACCAGTAACCCAGACGCAGAATCGAGATCACCATGCCGGTGATGTACAAAGTCAACCCCAGCTCGATCCACATCGTCCAATCCGGCCGGATCAGGTAGGCTTTAGGCGCAGCGTGAGGAGTGCTCCAGTGCAGCTTCGGTGTCCGTGCGAAATCGCCGGTGTGCCTTTCGCAGAGCGCCTTGAGCATAGCGACGGTGTTAGAGAAGGAGACGCCGATGCCGAGCATGAGCGAGGCCGGCAGGTCGCGCAGGAATTGAAGCACGGGGCGCCCACGCGCGACGTGCGCAGCGAACATCGAGGCGATCGGTGCGAGGCTCAGCAGGCTGATCGCGTTTACCCACACGGGCATACCGATAGACGCGCCATGCTGGACAGCAATCAGGGAGTGCAGCATCAGCAGCGGTGCAGTCACGCTCATCAGCAAGATGAGCGGATGGATGAAGTAGCCGGTCAGATGCATCCAGGCAGCGAGTTTGCAATGCAGCGGCAGCGGGGAGGCGACGATGGCCGGCAGCAGTTTGCGCACCGTCTGTAATGTGCCACGCGCCCAGCGTGCCTGCTGGCGCTTGTAGGCCAGCACGTCGTTGGGCAGTTCGCTCGGTGCAGACTCGTCGTCCAGATAGATGCCGCGCCAGCCGCGGAGCTCGGCGCGATAGCTTAGGTCGAGGTCCTCGGTCAATGTGTCGTGTTGCCAGCCGCCGGCGTCCTCGATGCACGCGCGGCGCCAGATGCCGCCTGAGCCGTTAAAGTTCATGAGCAGACCGTTGCTGCTGCGCACCGGCTGCTCGATGATGAAATGCACGTCCAGCGTCATGGCCTGCGCCCGGGTGAGCAGGCTTACGTCGCGGTTGAGGTAATCCCAGCGCGTCTGCACGAAGCCCACACGTGGGTCGTCGAAGATGCGTCGTTCGCAGATCAGCCGGCGGAGGAAGTCCGGCGCAGGCAGAAAATCGGCGTCGAAGATGGCGATCAGCTCACCCTTGGCACGAGCCAGTCCGGCGGCCAACGCGCCGGCTTTGTAGCCGGCACGGTGGGTGCGGTGCAGCAGCTCGATGTGGATACCGCGCTGACGCGCGCATGCCACGGCCCGGCGCGCGATCTCCGTCGTGTCGTCGGTCGAGTCGTCCAGCACTTGGATGTGGAGTCTGTCGGGGGGGTAGTCCTGCGCCGCCGCAGCAGCGATGATCCGCTCGGCTACGTAGCGCTCGTTGAACAGGGGGATCTGAACGGTGACGGTCGGCGCGTCGTGGCACACCCGTCTTCGTAGCGTCGGCGATGCAGGGTTGTGCGG
The window above is part of the Candidatus Roseilinea sp. genome. Proteins encoded here:
- a CDS encoding glucosyltransferase — encoded protein: MEVVIALHALCLILLSAYAFHQGVLLVLYLRPRPHNPASPTLRRRVCHDAPTVTVQIPLFNERYVAERIIAAAAAQDYPPDRLHIQVLDDSTDDTTEIARRAVACARQRGIHIELLHRTHRAGYKAGALAAGLARAKGELIAIFDADFLPAPDFLRRLICERRIFDDPRVGFVQTRWDYLNRDVSLLTRAQAMTLDVHFIIEQPVRSSNGLLMNFNGSGGIWRRACIEDAGGWQHDTLTEDLDLSYRAELRGWRGIYLDDESAPSELPNDVLAYKRQQARWARGTLQTVRKLLPAIVASPLPLHCKLAAWMHLTGYFIHPLILLMSVTAPLLMLHSLIAVQHGASIGMPVWVNAISLLSLAPIASMFAAHVARGRPVLQFLRDLPASLMLGIGVSFSNTVAMLKALCERHTGDFARTPKLHWSTPHAAPKAYLIRPDWTMWIELGLTLYITGMVISILRLGYWLSVVPMLIYMLGFGGVWLNQIVNVLRGGER